The Humidesulfovibrio mexicanus DNA segment ATCTCCACGCTTCCGGACCCTGGGCCGAGGCCGTTGTCCTCCAGGCGTTCCAGCACCAGATGGCCCTTGTAGCCCTTGGTTTCCCGCGCCTCGCGCACGCCGGTGCGCTCCAGGTGCAGCAGGAAGCCGTCGCGGTGCCGGGCGGGGCACAGGCATTTCCATTCACGGGCGATCATGGTTTGCTCGCACTCCTACTGGATGGTGTTCGGGTGGTGCGCATCCATGTCCTTGGCGACCTTGTGGCACACGGCGCAATTGGCCTTGGCCCCCAGAGGGCGCTCCAGCTTCTGGTACTGCAGCGGCTGCACCACGTCGCGGCG contains these protein-coding regions:
- a CDS encoding antibiotic biosynthesis monooxygenase, with translation MIAREWKCLCPARHRDGFLLHLERTGVREARETKGYKGHLVLERLEDNGLGPGSGSVEIGLTTFWDSWEAVRAFAGEDMHRAVLYPGDERYEIIPDKHVRHYAVLGQDRT